The Flavobacterium johnsoniae genomic sequence CCAAACCCAATGGTTGGAAGCGTAATTGTTTACGAAAGCCAGATTATTGGCGAAGGTTGGCATAAAAAAGCTGGAGAACCACACGCAGAAGTCAATGCTGTTCGTTCTGTAAAAGACAAATCTCTTTTAAAAAAGGCTACAATTTATGTAAGTTTAGAACCTTGCAGTCATTTCGGAAAAACACCTCCTTGCTGTGATTTGATTATTGCTAATGAAATTCCGAATGTAGTTGTCGGAACGGTTGATCCTAATGAAAAAGTGGCTGGAAAAGGAATTTTAAAACTTATTGAAGCCGGAGCAAATGTTACGGTTGGTGTTTTAGAAAAGGAATGCAACGAATTGAATAAACGTTTTTTTACTTTTCATCAAAAAAAGAGACCTTATATTATTCTGAAATGGGCAGAAAGCCAAGACGGATTTTTGTCTCCTGAAAAAGTTTCCGATCAAGACCGAAAACCAATCTGGATTACAAATCAATATTCTAGACAATTAGTTCATAAATGGAGAACCGAAGAACAAGCTATTTTGGTTGGCACTCAAACTGTTGTAGATGATAATCCGAAATTGAATGCTAGAGATTGGGACGGAAATAATCCTGCACGAGTAATTATTGATCGAAATAATAGAATTGATAAGAATAGTTTCGTTTTTGATGATTCTGTTAAAACGATTGTTTTTTCGAATGACAATTTAAAATCATCAACAGAAAATACTTCATTTGAAGTAATTGATTTTAAACAAAATATAGTTCCGCAGATTTTAGATGTTTTGTATAAAAATCAAATTCAATCGATAATAATTGAAGGCGGAAGACAAACGCTTCAATCTTTTATTGATGAAAATCTTTGGGATGAAGCTCGAATTTTTATCGGAAAAACAAGTTTTCATACAGGAACAAAAGCTCCGATTATATCAAGAAAAAACAGTATAAAAACCAATATTTTAAGAGACGAATTAATACAATTTAAGAATTATGATTGACGCAATAATTTTTGACTTTGGAGATATTTTTATCAATTTAGACAAACCTGCCACAATTTCTGGTTTAGAAAAATTAGGAATGAAAGAATGGAATAATGAATTGAATCAATTGAATCTTTCTTTTGAAATTGGATCAATTTCACCCGAAGATTTCGTTGGCGGTTTTCAAAAACAATTGCCAAATGCTTCAAAAGAAGAAATCTTAAAAGCTTGGAATGCTATTTTAGCCGATTTTCCTTTTTATCGTTTGGAATTCCTTCAAGAATTAGCCACAAAATATCGTTTGTTTTTATTAAGCAATACCGATTCTATTCATATCAACACTTTTGAACAAAAAAGTGGCGTTTCTTTCTATAAAGATTTTTACAATTGTTTTGAAAAAGTATATTTCTCATTTGATATCGGAATGAGAAAACCAGATCCAAAAATTTATGAATTTGTTCTAGAAGAAAATAATCTGACTGCTGAAAATACTTTATTTGTTGATGACAAAAAAGAAAATACAGACAGCGCAGCGGCTTTAGGAATAAAAATTTGGAATCTACAAGTTGGAAAAGAAGATGTTGTAGATTTATTTAATAAAGGATTATTATAAATCCACACTTTCTTAAAAAAAACATTTAGCCACAGATTAAAA encodes the following:
- a CDS encoding HAD family hydrolase; the encoded protein is MIDAIIFDFGDIFINLDKPATISGLEKLGMKEWNNELNQLNLSFEIGSISPEDFVGGFQKQLPNASKEEILKAWNAILADFPFYRLEFLQELATKYRLFLLSNTDSIHINTFEQKSGVSFYKDFYNCFEKVYFSFDIGMRKPDPKIYEFVLEENNLTAENTLFVDDKKENTDSAAALGIKIWNLQVGKEDVVDLFNKGLL
- the ribD gene encoding bifunctional diaminohydroxyphosphoribosylaminopyrimidine deaminase/5-amino-6-(5-phosphoribosylamino)uracil reductase RibD, translating into MNIHEKYIKRCIELAQNGLGTTHPNPMVGSVIVYESQIIGEGWHKKAGEPHAEVNAVRSVKDKSLLKKATIYVSLEPCSHFGKTPPCCDLIIANEIPNVVVGTVDPNEKVAGKGILKLIEAGANVTVGVLEKECNELNKRFFTFHQKKRPYIILKWAESQDGFLSPEKVSDQDRKPIWITNQYSRQLVHKWRTEEQAILVGTQTVVDDNPKLNARDWDGNNPARVIIDRNNRIDKNSFVFDDSVKTIVFSNDNLKSSTENTSFEVIDFKQNIVPQILDVLYKNQIQSIIIEGGRQTLQSFIDENLWDEARIFIGKTSFHTGTKAPIISRKNSIKTNILRDELIQFKNYD